The Pseudomonas sp. DG56-2 genome contains a region encoding:
- a CDS encoding ABC transporter ATP-binding protein, which yields MTGITNQAPLLEIRDLRIEGHYEDAWHPLIKGIDLTLQRGEVLGLIGESGAGKSTLGLAAMGYVRDGCRITGGSVRFDGMELVGARAETLRGLRGLRIAYVAQSAAASFNPAHRLIDQHVESAVKNGGISRTQAEAEAVQLYRVLGLPNPEQIGQRYPHQVSGGQLQRVMTAMAMACHPDLIVFDEPTTALDVTTQIEVLAAIRDAVKTYGSAALYISHDLAVVAQMADRIMVLRHGKLVEEADTRSMLDAPTQEYTKSLWAVRSFHTEPKPSPAQGEPLLEVRQACASYGQQPVLHDVSLKLHRGQTLAVIGESGSGKSSTARLITGLLPPSAGQVLYAGQALPADFRQRSKEQLRRVQMIYQIPDTALNPRQRIVDIIGRPLTFYLGLKGQAMRKRVAELLEMIELDPALYMERQPRELSGGQKQRICIARALAAEPELIICDEVTSALDQLVAEGVLKLLNRIQQQLGVAYLFITHDVATVRAIADEVLVMQRGRVVDHGSREHIFTPPHQDYTGLLFSSEPEMDPDWLDRLLASRAAPSTVQPA from the coding sequence ATGACTGGCATTACGAACCAAGCGCCGTTGCTGGAAATCCGCGATCTGCGTATCGAGGGTCACTACGAAGATGCCTGGCATCCGTTGATCAAGGGCATCGACCTGACCCTGCAACGGGGTGAGGTATTGGGCCTGATCGGCGAGTCGGGGGCGGGCAAGTCGACCCTGGGCCTGGCCGCGATGGGGTATGTGCGTGACGGCTGCCGGATCACGGGCGGCTCGGTACGTTTCGATGGTATGGAGTTAGTCGGCGCCCGTGCCGAAACCTTGCGTGGGCTGCGCGGTCTGCGCATCGCCTACGTCGCGCAAAGCGCTGCTGCCTCATTCAACCCGGCCCATCGCCTGATTGACCAGCATGTCGAGAGCGCAGTGAAAAATGGCGGAATAAGCCGCACCCAGGCCGAGGCCGAAGCGGTGCAGCTGTACCGGGTGTTGGGGCTGCCTAACCCCGAGCAGATCGGCCAGCGCTACCCGCATCAGGTGTCTGGCGGTCAGTTACAGCGGGTGATGACCGCCATGGCCATGGCCTGCCACCCCGATCTGATTGTATTTGATGAGCCCACCACGGCACTCGACGTCACCACCCAGATTGAAGTGCTGGCGGCGATTCGAGATGCGGTCAAGACCTACGGCAGTGCTGCGCTGTACATCAGTCATGATCTGGCCGTTGTCGCGCAGATGGCCGACCGCATCATGGTGCTGCGCCACGGCAAACTGGTCGAAGAAGCCGACACCCGCAGCATGCTCGACGCACCCACGCAGGAATACACCAAGTCGTTGTGGGCGGTACGCAGCTTCCACACCGAGCCAAAACCAAGCCCCGCGCAGGGCGAGCCCTTGCTTGAGGTTCGCCAGGCCTGTGCCAGTTACGGCCAACAGCCGGTGCTGCATGATGTGTCATTGAAACTGCACCGGGGCCAGACGCTGGCGGTGATCGGCGAGTCGGGCAGCGGCAAAAGCTCAACGGCCCGCTTGATCACTGGCCTGTTGCCGCCCAGCGCTGGACAGGTGTTGTACGCAGGCCAGGCATTGCCGGCTGACTTTCGTCAACGGAGCAAGGAGCAATTGCGCCGCGTGCAGATGATCTATCAGATTCCCGACACCGCGCTCAATCCGCGCCAGCGCATCGTCGACATCATCGGCCGGCCACTGACGTTCTACCTGGGACTCAAGGGCCAGGCCATGCGCAAGCGGGTCGCCGAGTTGCTGGAGATGATCGAACTTGACCCGGCGCTGTACATGGAGCGGCAGCCGCGAGAGCTGTCTGGCGGACAAAAGCAGCGAATTTGCATTGCCCGGGCGCTGGCTGCCGAGCCTGAGCTGATCATTTGCGATGAAGTGACCTCGGCCCTGGATCAGTTGGTCGCCGAGGGCGTGTTGAAGTTGCTCAACCGTATCCAGCAGCAGTTGGGCGTTGCGTATCTGTTCATAACCCACGATGTTGCCACGGTGCGTGCCATCGCCGATGAAGTGCTGGTCATGCAGCGCGGACGGGTGGTCGATCATGGCAGCCGCGAACACATCTTTACTCCACCTCATCAGGACTACACCGGCCTGCTGTTCTCTTCCGAGCCAGAAATGGATCCGGACTGGTTGGACCGACTGTTGGCTTCACGTGCAGCACCTTCTACCGTGCAACCTGCTTAA
- a CDS encoding NAD(P)H-dependent oxidoreductase — MKVLIVHAHPEPQSFTAALRDQAVQTLEAQGHQVQVSDLYAMNWNPVASAEDFSARENPEYLVYALEQRLGVKSGSIAADIQQELDKLLWADLVVFNFPIFWFSTPAILKGWFDRVLVSGVCYGGKRFYDQGGLVGKKALVTVTLGGREHMFGEGAIHGPLEDLLRPLLRGTLAYVGFEVLEPFVAWHVPYISEDARTAFLHSYQQRLEHLSDDLPLTFPRLSQFDEALYPLA; from the coding sequence ATGAAAGTATTGATCGTCCATGCCCATCCAGAACCGCAATCGTTCACTGCTGCCTTGCGCGATCAGGCGGTGCAGACGCTCGAGGCCCAGGGGCATCAGGTTCAGGTCAGTGATCTGTATGCGATGAACTGGAACCCGGTGGCCAGTGCCGAAGACTTCAGCGCTCGAGAAAACCCCGAGTACCTGGTCTATGCCCTGGAACAGCGCCTTGGGGTTAAAAGTGGATCGATTGCCGCTGATATCCAGCAAGAACTGGACAAGTTGCTCTGGGCCGATCTTGTCGTGTTCAACTTTCCGATCTTCTGGTTCTCGACGCCGGCGATCCTCAAGGGCTGGTTCGATCGGGTACTGGTGTCCGGGGTTTGCTATGGCGGCAAGCGCTTCTATGACCAGGGTGGCCTGGTGGGCAAAAAAGCCCTGGTGACCGTCACCCTTGGCGGGCGCGAGCACATGTTTGGCGAAGGTGCGATTCACGGTCCGCTGGAAGACCTGTTGCGCCCGCTGTTGCGCGGCACCCTGGCGTATGTCGGCTTTGAGGTACTCGAGCCGTTCGTGGCCTGGCACGTGCCGTACATCAGTGAAGACGCCCGCACGGCGTTCTTGCACAGCTACCAGCAGCGCCTGGAGCATTTGTCGGATGACCTGCCGCTGACGTTCCCGCGCCTGTCGCAATTCGATGAGGCGCTGTACCCCTTGGCCTGA
- a CDS encoding YCF48-related protein, with product MRSLIGYLVCLVVAATIVFAFAPRSAPEPGDDPLRTDRMQINALLKLNDRVLAVGERGSILFSDDQGISWHAAELTPQRNVALTGLVDLGQQRLLAVGHDGWILRSTDGGSHWQEVRHDQNLGEPLLGAWAAGAERVLAYGSFGKFYQSDDAGLSWRTLELEVDNAHLNSMDGGADGRRMLVGEQGLVLRSNDAGQHWQALPAFYNGSLFGVVRLSADRWVSYGMRGHVFVSQDFGSSWTQLKVGNTLPLYGHVRLPEQGGLLIVGAGGSLVRLDERGQLVGVGRLAGLGTLTSAVMLGSRLLVGGERGVFQDSGGSVAALGK from the coding sequence ATGCGCTCGTTGATCGGATATCTGGTTTGCCTGGTGGTGGCGGCAACCATCGTCTTCGCTTTCGCCCCAAGGTCGGCGCCGGAACCCGGGGACGATCCCTTGCGCACTGATCGCATGCAAATCAACGCGCTGCTCAAGCTGAACGATCGGGTGCTGGCGGTAGGCGAGCGTGGCAGCATTTTGTTCAGCGATGACCAGGGCATCAGTTGGCACGCCGCTGAGCTTACGCCACAACGCAATGTCGCCCTCACCGGGTTGGTCGACCTGGGCCAGCAACGGCTGTTGGCGGTGGGGCATGACGGCTGGATTCTGCGCTCTACCGACGGCGGTAGCCATTGGCAGGAAGTACGCCATGACCAAAACCTTGGCGAGCCGCTGCTGGGCGCCTGGGCTGCAGGTGCTGAGCGGGTGTTGGCCTATGGCAGCTTTGGCAAGTTCTACCAGTCCGACGACGCCGGCCTGAGTTGGCGCACCTTGGAACTGGAAGTCGACAACGCGCATTTGAACAGCATGGATGGCGGCGCAGACGGGCGGCGCATGCTGGTTGGCGAGCAGGGCCTGGTATTGCGCAGCAACGATGCCGGCCAGCATTGGCAGGCGCTGCCGGCGTTCTACAACGGCTCGCTGTTTGGCGTGGTGCGGTTGAGTGCCGATCGCTGGGTCAGCTACGGCATGCGCGGCCACGTGTTTGTCAGTCAAGACTTTGGCAGCAGTTGGACGCAGCTCAAAGTGGGCAACACCTTGCCGCTGTATGGCCATGTGCGCCTGCCCGAACAGGGTGGCTTGCTGATCGTCGGCGCCGGGGGTTCGTTGGTGCGCCTTGATGAGCGCGGCCAGTTGGTCGGTGTCGGTCGCCTGGCCGGGCTTGGCACCTTGACCTCTGCGGTAATGCTCGGCTCGCGCTTGTTGGTCGGCGGCGAGCGTGGCGTATTCCAGGATTCCGGTGGCAGCGTTGCCGCCCTTGGCAAGTGA
- a CDS encoding RND family transporter produces the protein MNQAKSWVARGVERIADYLMAWRKGLLLLFVLLTLGLGYSATHTHLDPGFSKQIPVRHEFMVNFLRFSQYFTGANRFLVSVRWKGEGDIYNAQFLDTLRKVSDEVFFISGVNRASVTSLFTANVRYIEITEEGFFGDVVVPPRFDGSPQDLAQVRSNAAASGQIGRLVANDLKSAMVRADLQDLDPQTGKPVDYAQVAQHLEDIRAKYGNEQIEINIVGFAKLVGDVVEGLNTVIGFFVIAFLITGALLWLYSRSWRLTVVALVVALLPVVWLLGLLPLLGLGIDPMSILVPFLIFSIGVSHAVQMTNAWKQEVLAGRSSVQAAHGAFCKIFIPGSLALLMNALGFAVIMLIDIPIVHELGVTACIGVMLMIITNKLMLPVIIADLRLEPSVLRRAKADSGSRHRLWWKLSALAEPKPALSVFALSLLLLAAGAYKARDLAVGDIGAGAPELRADSRYNLDNEKIVGSYSIGLDVLSVFVEVKGIEEGCLSPEVMRAVEAFDFRMRAVKGVQSVQSVAGMGKVIIAGNNEGNPRWAAIPGSARGLSQGARAYMPDDGLVTDGCQQMQILVFLADHEGATVSHVLAEARRIIDQVGTPELTFYLAGGNVGVMAASNEAVKHAEIFMLAALFGSVALFCWLTFRSIRAVLCILVPLAIVAILCNALMALLGIGLKVATLPVMALGVGVGVDYGIYLYERIQHEMAAGASLREAFYQAMCQRGTAAVFTALTMSIGVITWAFAPLKFQADMGVLLSFMFLVNVLGAIFLLPALAAWFNRGRRLVASKPAAPAPQGEYPLKSSPAARDSQ, from the coding sequence ATGAATCAAGCTAAAAGCTGGGTAGCGCGCGGAGTCGAACGTATTGCCGACTACCTGATGGCATGGCGCAAGGGCCTTCTGCTGCTGTTCGTGTTATTGACCCTGGGCCTGGGTTACAGCGCCACGCACACCCATCTGGATCCAGGCTTCAGCAAGCAGATTCCAGTGCGCCATGAGTTCATGGTCAACTTTCTGCGCTTCAGCCAGTATTTTACCGGCGCCAACCGCTTTCTGGTCAGTGTGCGTTGGAAGGGTGAAGGCGACATTTACAATGCGCAGTTTCTCGATACCTTGCGCAAGGTCAGCGACGAGGTGTTCTTCATTTCTGGGGTCAACCGCGCCAGCGTGACGTCGCTGTTTACCGCTAACGTGCGCTACATCGAAATCACCGAAGAGGGGTTCTTTGGTGATGTGGTGGTACCGCCACGCTTCGACGGCTCCCCCCAGGACCTGGCCCAGGTGCGCAGCAACGCCGCAGCCTCCGGGCAGATCGGACGGCTGGTGGCCAATGACCTGAAGTCGGCGATGGTCCGTGCCGACCTGCAGGACCTGGATCCTCAGACCGGTAAACCGGTGGATTACGCCCAGGTTGCGCAGCACCTGGAGGACATTCGCGCCAAGTACGGCAACGAGCAGATTGAAATCAACATCGTCGGCTTTGCCAAGCTGGTCGGTGATGTCGTGGAAGGGCTGAACACGGTCATCGGCTTCTTTGTCATTGCCTTTCTGATCACCGGCGCCTTGCTGTGGCTGTACTCCCGCTCCTGGCGCCTGACCGTGGTAGCGCTGGTGGTGGCACTGCTGCCGGTGGTCTGGTTACTGGGCCTGCTGCCGTTGCTGGGCCTGGGCATCGACCCAATGTCGATTCTGGTGCCGTTCCTGATTTTCTCCATTGGTGTATCCCATGCGGTGCAAATGACCAACGCGTGGAAGCAGGAGGTGCTGGCCGGCCGCAGTTCAGTGCAGGCCGCCCACGGTGCATTCTGCAAAATCTTCATTCCCGGCTCCCTGGCGCTGTTGATGAATGCCCTGGGGTTTGCCGTGATCATGCTCATTGATATTCCCATCGTGCACGAGCTGGGGGTCACCGCCTGTATCGGCGTGATGCTGATGATCATCACCAACAAATTGATGTTGCCGGTGATCATCGCCGACCTGCGTCTGGAGCCGTCGGTGTTGCGCCGTGCCAAGGCCGACAGTGGCAGCCGCCATCGATTGTGGTGGAAGTTGTCGGCGCTGGCCGAGCCCAAGCCTGCGTTGAGCGTGTTTGCCTTGAGCCTGTTGCTGCTGGCAGCGGGGGCCTACAAGGCACGCGACCTGGCGGTGGGTGATATCGGCGCCGGTGCGCCGGAACTGCGCGCCGATTCACGCTACAACCTCGATAACGAGAAGATCGTCGGCAGCTACTCCATCGGCCTGGATGTGCTCTCGGTGTTCGTCGAGGTCAAGGGTATTGAGGAAGGCTGTCTGTCGCCTGAGGTGATGCGCGCGGTTGAAGCCTTCGACTTTCGCATGCGCGCGGTCAAAGGCGTGCAGTCGGTACAGAGCGTGGCAGGCATGGGCAAGGTGATCATTGCCGGCAACAACGAAGGCAACCCGCGCTGGGCAGCCATTCCGGGTTCGGCCCGAGGCTTGAGCCAGGGCGCCCGCGCCTACATGCCGGACGACGGATTGGTCACGGACGGCTGTCAGCAGATGCAGATTCTGGTGTTTCTCGCCGATCACGAGGGTGCCACGGTCAGCCATGTGCTTGCCGAGGCGCGGCGTATTATCGACCAGGTCGGCACGCCTGAGTTGACGTTCTACCTGGCCGGCGGCAACGTCGGGGTTATGGCAGCCTCCAACGAGGCGGTCAAACATGCCGAGATTTTCATGCTCGCGGCATTGTTTGGCTCGGTCGCGCTATTCTGCTGGCTGACGTTCCGCTCCATTCGCGCGGTGTTGTGCATCCTCGTGCCGCTGGCAATTGTCGCCATCCTCTGCAATGCGCTGATGGCGCTGCTGGGCATCGGTCTGAAAGTGGCCACTTTGCCGGTGATGGCGTTGGGGGTTGGGGTTGGGGTCGACTACGGCATCTACTTGTACGAACGTATCCAGCATGAAATGGCTGCCGGTGCGAGTCTGCGTGAAGCCTTTTACCAAGCGATGTGCCAGCGTGGTACGGCGGCTGTGTTCACGGCCCTGACCATGTCCATCGGGGTCATCACCTGGGCCTTCGCACCGTTGAAATTCCAGGCCGACATGGGCGTGCTGCTGTCGTTCATGTTCCTGGTCAACGTACTTGGGGCAATTTTTCTTTTGCCGGCGCTGGCCGCCTGGTTCAACCGTGGCCGCCGACTGGTGGCCAGCAAGCCCGCAGCACCTGCGCCACAAGGGGAATACCCGTTGAAATCGAGCCCGGCTGCACGTGATTCACAGTGA